A genome region from Neptunomonas japonica JAMM 1380 includes the following:
- a CDS encoding DUF4212 domain-containing protein: MSISSESAKAYWGENLRIIMTYLAIWFVVSYGAGILFVEQLDAISFFGFPLGFWFGQQGSIFVFVVLIWAYVASMNKLDEKYDVQE; this comes from the coding sequence ATGTCAATCAGTAGTGAGAGTGCAAAAGCCTATTGGGGCGAAAATTTGCGCATAATAATGACTTACCTTGCCATCTGGTTCGTAGTTTCCTACGGCGCTGGCATTCTGTTTGTCGAACAGTTGGATGCAATTAGCTTTTTTGGTTTTCCATTAGGCTTTTGGTTTGGTCAGCAGGGTTCGATTTTCGTATTCGTCGTCTTGATCTGGGCTTATGTAGCCAGCATGAACAAGCTCGATGAAAAATATGACGTACAAGAATAA
- a CDS encoding sodium:solute symporter family protein gives MSVDMLSYLFIGGSFLLYIGIAVWARAGSTKEFYVAGGGVHPIANGMATAADWMSAASFISLAGLISFVGRDGSAYLMGWTGGYVLLAMLLAPYLRKFGKFTVPDFVGDRYESSTARIIGVVCTIVISFTYVAGQMRGVGIVFSRYLHVDINTGVILGMAIVFFYAVLGGMKGITYTQVAQYCVLILAFTVPSFFLSAQVTGHILPQIGLGATLETGQSVLATLDQLSLDLGFAQYTAGKKSTFDIFCLTVALMCGTAGLPHVIVRFFTVPRVKDARTSAGYALIFIALLYTAIPGVAGFGRVNLIQTLNGPDNAGTEYAEIPSWFKNWENAGLLGWNDRNGDGKIQYAAGAAFDGKKGKPSYAEGDERGEFGQRLATNAKTDAGFDAAKQPFANEVYVDRDIMVLANPEIAQLPAWVIALVAAGAVAAALSTAAGLLLVISTAIAHDLMKKTINPNINDKQELMYARLAAVVAICIAGYFGINPPGFVAQVVALAFGIASASVFPTLMLGIFYKRMNTQGAIAGMLVGLISTVGYMWYFVFGGGNSADYFMGVSPGGFGAIGMVLHFIVAIVVASMTPPPSEEMQRIVEDLRIPRGAGEAHAH, from the coding sequence ATGAGTGTTGATATGTTATCGTATCTATTTATTGGTGGATCATTCCTCCTTTATATAGGTATTGCAGTGTGGGCCCGTGCGGGTTCAACTAAAGAGTTTTACGTAGCTGGTGGTGGTGTACACCCGATTGCCAATGGTATGGCAACAGCAGCAGATTGGATGTCGGCGGCATCTTTCATCTCTTTGGCAGGTTTGATCTCCTTTGTTGGACGTGATGGTTCTGCTTATTTGATGGGTTGGACTGGTGGTTATGTGTTGCTAGCAATGCTGTTGGCTCCATACCTTCGTAAATTTGGTAAGTTCACAGTGCCAGATTTCGTAGGTGACCGTTATGAATCAAGCACTGCTCGTATTATCGGGGTCGTTTGTACTATCGTAATCTCTTTCACTTACGTTGCTGGTCAGATGCGTGGTGTGGGGATCGTGTTCTCTCGTTACTTGCACGTAGATATTAATACTGGTGTTATTCTAGGTATGGCGATTGTTTTCTTCTACGCTGTACTGGGTGGCATGAAAGGTATTACTTATACACAGGTGGCTCAGTACTGCGTATTGATTCTTGCTTTCACAGTGCCTTCTTTCTTCCTTTCTGCTCAAGTAACTGGTCATATCCTACCGCAGATCGGTTTGGGTGCGACTCTGGAAACTGGACAGTCAGTTCTAGCTACTCTGGATCAGCTATCTTTGGATCTTGGTTTTGCTCAATATACCGCGGGTAAGAAGTCGACCTTTGATATCTTCTGTCTAACAGTTGCATTGATGTGTGGTACTGCAGGTCTTCCGCATGTAATTGTACGCTTCTTCACAGTTCCTCGTGTAAAAGATGCGCGTACTTCTGCTGGTTATGCGTTGATTTTCATCGCATTGCTTTACACAGCTATTCCAGGTGTTGCTGGTTTTGGACGTGTAAACCTAATCCAAACGCTTAACGGTCCTGATAACGCAGGTACTGAGTATGCTGAAATTCCTTCTTGGTTTAAAAACTGGGAAAATGCTGGTCTGCTAGGTTGGAATGACCGTAACGGCGATGGCAAAATTCAGTATGCTGCGGGTGCTGCATTTGATGGTAAAAAAGGTAAGCCTTCATATGCTGAAGGTGATGAGCGTGGTGAGTTTGGTCAGCGTTTAGCAACTAATGCTAAGACTGATGCTGGCTTCGATGCGGCAAAACAGCCTTTTGCTAACGAAGTATATGTTGACCGTGACATCATGGTACTGGCTAACCCAGAGATTGCTCAGCTTCCTGCTTGGGTAATTGCTTTGGTAGCAGCAGGTGCGGTAGCAGCGGCACTATCTACAGCAGCAGGTCTGTTGTTGGTGATTTCGACTGCCATTGCGCATGACTTGATGAAGAAAACCATCAACCCTAATATCAATGATAAGCAAGAGTTGATGTACGCTCGTCTAGCGGCTGTTGTGGCTATCTGTATTGCCGGTTACTTCGGTATCAACCCACCAGGGTTTGTGGCACAGGTAGTGGCGTTGGCATTTGGTATTGCGAGTGCTTCGGTATTCCCAACTCTAATGCTAGGTATCTTCTACAAGCGTATGAACACTCAGGGTGCAATCGCTGGTATGTTGGTTGGTCTGATTTCTACTGTTGGATACATGTGGTACTTCGTATTTGGCGGTGGTAACAGTGCTGACTACTTCATGGGTGTAAGCCCGGGTGGATTTGGTGCAATCGGTATGGTGCTTCACTTTATCGTCGCTATCGTTGTTGCTTCAATGACTCCTCCTCCATCTGAAGAGATGCAGAGAATTGTTGAAGATCTACGTATTCCACGTGGTGCTGGTGAAGCTCACGCTCACTAA
- a CDS encoding DUF294 nucleotidyltransferase-like domain-containing protein — MPSSFNMDNLPFSLLDEREQALLRQTLDIGYFQKDEVIMQAGSVPEGVYVVLKGKVSESEVHAGEADRQEHIYVHYENEDYFGAWSAIKGNAIHNFIAEVETICHIIPTKTVLDLVSTNSSFADYFQQNLVAKAEIVEQHGDSQDMAEFMLAQVGEGVMRAPLIVDEASTIKATTVMMREKKVDCVLVKKGTRYGMVTGTDLLNAVVLNECSIDTAVAEIATYRLISVHPNDYLFNALIIMTQQQIERVVVMRENELMGIVDLTDVLSFFSSHSHVIGLRIERAKTLEDLHTAAHGLNDLIKSLVSQGVKARFAMDLLAAMNGRIMAKLFDLMVPADMQPHVCLIVMGSEGRGEQVMKTDQDNAIIYRDGLAWKDMQEVMNSFSKQLMEFGYPPCPGNIMVSNPEWVNSLGDWTQKMSSWSVSWAEQDQMNLAIAVDAKPVAGNPALFKAARNWFFKSLKNNDAFFSNFAKVALEFSTPLTFFGNLKDRGQLDVKKGGIFPIVHGVRTMALEHKILVTNTFKRLEALVEVGAMTDKHSKDLAEALGLFIQLRLRQQIKRAEEEEAGVDLTPNTLDLQSMNKMERDLLRDAFHIVKGFKKHLELHYHLGSR; from the coding sequence ATGCCTTCATCTTTCAATATGGATAATCTGCCCTTTAGCTTGCTGGATGAAAGGGAGCAGGCTTTATTGCGACAAACTCTGGATATAGGCTATTTTCAGAAAGATGAAGTGATTATGCAGGCCGGTTCTGTACCAGAGGGTGTGTATGTTGTTCTAAAAGGCAAAGTTTCAGAAAGCGAAGTGCATGCAGGGGAAGCCGATAGGCAAGAGCATATTTATGTTCATTATGAAAATGAAGATTACTTCGGTGCTTGGTCTGCAATTAAAGGTAATGCAATACACAACTTCATCGCTGAAGTTGAAACTATTTGTCATATTATTCCAACGAAAACCGTATTAGATCTAGTATCAACTAATTCATCATTTGCTGACTATTTTCAGCAAAACCTTGTGGCTAAGGCTGAGATTGTTGAGCAGCATGGTGACTCGCAAGATATGGCTGAGTTTATGTTGGCTCAGGTCGGTGAGGGGGTGATGCGCGCCCCGCTAATAGTGGATGAAGCCTCTACTATTAAAGCAACCACCGTTATGATGCGTGAAAAGAAAGTCGATTGTGTTCTTGTTAAAAAGGGAACGCGATATGGGATGGTAACCGGAACTGATTTATTAAACGCTGTTGTTCTGAATGAGTGCTCTATCGATACCGCTGTTGCAGAGATAGCTACATACCGTTTGATAAGTGTTCATCCTAACGATTATCTATTCAATGCATTGATTATCATGACACAGCAACAGATCGAACGTGTTGTTGTTATGCGTGAAAATGAGTTGATGGGTATTGTTGATTTGACCGATGTGTTGAGTTTCTTTTCAAGTCACTCGCATGTTATTGGTTTGCGTATTGAGCGAGCAAAAACATTGGAAGACCTGCATACCGCTGCGCATGGTCTGAATGATTTAATTAAGTCTTTGGTTTCACAAGGTGTTAAAGCGCGTTTTGCTATGGATCTTTTGGCGGCAATGAATGGCCGCATAATGGCCAAGCTATTTGATTTAATGGTTCCTGCAGATATGCAGCCGCATGTATGCTTGATTGTTATGGGGTCTGAAGGGCGTGGTGAACAAGTTATGAAGACAGATCAGGATAATGCCATTATTTATCGTGATGGTCTTGCTTGGAAGGACATGCAAGAAGTAATGAACAGTTTCTCTAAGCAGCTGATGGAGTTTGGCTACCCTCCTTGTCCTGGTAATATTATGGTGTCAAATCCAGAATGGGTTAACTCTCTAGGGGATTGGACTCAGAAAATGTCTTCTTGGTCAGTCAGTTGGGCAGAGCAGGATCAAATGAATCTTGCTATAGCGGTTGATGCTAAACCTGTTGCAGGAAACCCCGCACTATTTAAAGCGGCTCGTAATTGGTTCTTTAAGTCGTTAAAAAATAATGATGCTTTTTTCTCCAATTTTGCAAAAGTGGCCTTGGAGTTTAGTACGCCGTTAACTTTTTTTGGGAACTTGAAAGATCGCGGTCAGCTTGATGTTAAAAAAGGCGGTATCTTCCCGATAGTGCATGGCGTTCGCACGATGGCGCTTGAGCATAAGATACTTGTCACTAATACGTTTAAGCGTTTAGAGGCTCTCGTAGAAGTGGGGGCGATGACTGATAAGCACTCTAAAGATCTTGCTGAAGCATTAGGCTTGTTTATTCAGTTGCGATTGCGTCAGCAAATCAAGCGTGCCGAGGAGGAAGAAGCAGGTGTTGATCTAACGCCTAATACCCTTGATTTGCAATCTATGAATAAAATGGAAAGAGATTTATTGCGAGATGCTTTTCATATAGTTAAAGGGTTTAAGAAGCATCTGGAGTTGCATTACCACTTAGGGAGCCGTTAA
- a CDS encoding 3'-5' exonuclease: MIIPRTIRRMKEKMGHKSGPYAHLFEPYDGDEVVSLDCETTGLDVKNADIISIGAVRVKGNKVLTSERLDIKLKPPKTLTGDSIKIHKIRAVDLEDGIELEEALEQVLAFVGNRPILGYYVNYDIRMLDKFIRPKYGFGLPCKAIELSHVYHDIIKWRMVGGNVDLRFDTISKKLDIPILERHTALGDAITVALMYVRLKYGDPPEVG; this comes from the coding sequence ATGATTATCCCAAGAACAATAAGAAGAATGAAAGAAAAGATGGGGCATAAATCTGGACCATATGCTCACCTGTTTGAGCCTTATGATGGTGATGAGGTTGTGTCATTAGATTGTGAAACAACAGGACTAGACGTTAAGAATGCCGATATCATTTCTATTGGGGCGGTTAGGGTAAAAGGTAATAAAGTTTTAACCAGCGAGCGGTTGGATATTAAGTTAAAGCCACCGAAGACTCTTACGGGCGACTCCATTAAGATACATAAAATTCGAGCTGTCGATTTAGAAGACGGGATTGAGTTAGAGGAGGCGCTTGAGCAGGTTTTAGCTTTTGTTGGAAATAGGCCTATTTTGGGTTATTACGTTAATTATGATATTAGAATGTTAGACAAATTTATCCGTCCTAAATATGGATTTGGTTTGCCGTGTAAGGCGATAGAGCTATCTCATGTTTATCACGATATTATAAAGTGGCGTATGGTGGGTGGGAATGTTGATCTTCGGTTTGATACGATCTCCAAAAAGCTAGATATCCCTATACTTGAAAGGCACACGGCATTGGGTGACGCTATCACTGTCGCATTAATGTATGTCCGATTGAAATATGGAGACCCGCCAGAAGTGGGGTAA
- the fliE gene encoding flagellar hook-basal body complex protein FliE: MIERADINNVLMQMRSLKAEAQQGVIHVDKPAFKADPVRAVDGEGFGDLLKNAIDKVNDTQMEASRMATAFEQGDPRVELTQVMIQMQKASVSFEAMTQVRNKLVTAYEDVMKMPM; the protein is encoded by the coding sequence ATGATTGAACGAGCAGACATAAATAATGTGCTAATGCAGATGAGGTCGTTAAAGGCAGAAGCTCAGCAAGGTGTTATCCATGTTGATAAGCCTGCTTTTAAAGCTGATCCAGTGCGCGCTGTTGATGGTGAAGGCTTTGGTGATTTGCTTAAAAATGCCATTGATAAAGTAAATGATACTCAGATGGAAGCTAGTCGTATGGCTACAGCGTTTGAACAAGGCGACCCACGAGTTGAATTAACTCAGGTAATGATTCAAATGCAAAAAGCCAGTGTGTCGTTTGAGGCAATGACTCAGGTTCGTAATAAGCTCGTTACTGCTTATGAAGATGTTATGAAAATGCCAATGTAA
- the fliF gene encoding flagellar basal-body MS-ring/collar protein FliF: protein MALQTNDGGLMSGFNKLTILRQFGLMVGLAASIAIGFSVVLWSKSPDYRVLFSNLEFVDANQVIEQLRLYNIPYKFEGDGRAVLVPNEYVHQARLKLAAEGFSADKTVGFEIMDKDQGLGASQFMENARYRRGLEGELARTIASMMAVRGARVHLAIPKQTVFVRDQRKTSASVFLEIFAGRKLERGQVAAIANLVASSIPMLDVKDVTVVDQRGQLLNSRDEDEDVVLAAKQFEYARKVEETLLNRVNSILLPVVGQGRFRAEVSAEIDFTSIEQTDELFNPDLPALRSEQTLDENKVGAAASRGIPGALSNQPPGPSSVPEVADGGGAAAGGSSVPGSNRKQATRNFELDRSISYTKHQSGRVGRLSVAVVVDDLMSINPETGEAAKTPWAANELERLRILVKDAVGYAAVRGDSVNVINSPFVAEQPFIEEEIPIWMEPWVWDIAKQVGAVLFVLLMVFGILRPILKSLTTTGGAAAALGDDASGDVAAELEGLDGGVVSDDKVTFGERGDSLLPTPNESFEYQLNAVRSMIAEDPARVAQAVRQWVGQDER, encoded by the coding sequence ATGGCTTTACAAACTAATGATGGTGGATTGATGTCGGGCTTTAATAAGCTGACAATTTTGCGCCAGTTTGGTTTGATGGTGGGGCTTGCTGCGAGTATTGCTATCGGCTTTTCTGTCGTTTTATGGTCAAAATCTCCCGATTACAGAGTTCTATTTTCTAATCTTGAATTTGTAGATGCCAATCAGGTTATCGAACAACTACGTTTGTACAATATTCCTTATAAGTTTGAAGGCGATGGCAGGGCTGTGCTCGTGCCTAATGAGTATGTTCACCAGGCCAGGCTTAAGCTAGCAGCAGAGGGGTTCTCTGCAGATAAAACGGTTGGCTTTGAAATAATGGATAAAGATCAAGGTCTAGGCGCCAGTCAGTTTATGGAGAATGCTCGCTATCGACGTGGTTTAGAGGGTGAGCTTGCTAGAACGATAGCCAGTATGATGGCTGTTAGAGGTGCGCGTGTGCACTTGGCAATACCTAAGCAGACTGTCTTTGTTCGAGATCAGAGAAAAACCAGTGCTTCAGTTTTTCTAGAGATATTTGCAGGGCGAAAGCTGGAACGTGGCCAAGTGGCTGCTATCGCTAATTTAGTTGCCTCTTCAATTCCTATGCTAGATGTTAAAGACGTAACAGTGGTTGATCAGCGGGGGCAGTTGTTAAATTCTCGTGATGAAGATGAGGATGTTGTACTAGCAGCTAAGCAGTTTGAGTACGCTCGCAAAGTTGAAGAAACTTTGCTTAATAGAGTTAATAGTATTTTGCTGCCAGTGGTAGGGCAGGGGCGTTTTAGAGCAGAAGTGTCGGCTGAAATTGATTTTACGTCTATTGAACAAACAGATGAGCTATTTAATCCAGATTTGCCTGCATTGAGAAGTGAGCAGACACTTGATGAAAATAAAGTAGGCGCTGCTGCATCAAGAGGTATTCCTGGTGCGCTATCTAATCAGCCACCTGGCCCTAGTTCTGTGCCTGAAGTGGCTGATGGTGGTGGGGCTGCTGCTGGAGGGTCTTCGGTACCTGGGAGTAATCGCAAGCAAGCAACTCGCAATTTTGAACTGGATCGCTCTATTTCTTATACCAAACATCAAAGTGGTCGTGTCGGGCGTTTGTCAGTTGCTGTTGTTGTTGATGACCTTATGTCCATTAACCCTGAAACTGGGGAGGCAGCTAAAACGCCGTGGGCTGCCAATGAGTTGGAGCGATTGAGAATTCTTGTTAAAGACGCTGTTGGTTATGCTGCGGTGAGGGGAGATAGTGTCAATGTTATTAATTCACCATTTGTGGCTGAGCAGCCATTTATAGAAGAAGAGATACCTATTTGGATGGAGCCTTGGGTATGGGATATTGCAAAGCAAGTAGGCGCTGTCTTGTTTGTGTTGTTAATGGTTTTTGGAATATTGCGACCCATACTTAAAAGCCTGACAACAACAGGAGGGGCGGCTGCGGCTCTAGGTGATGATGCTTCTGGGGATGTGGCTGCAGAGCTTGAAGGCCTGGATGGTGGTGTAGTTTCTGATGATAAAGTGACCTTTGGTGAGAGGGGAGACTCTCTTTTACCGACGCCAAATGAAAGTTTTGAATATCAACTGAATGCAGTTCGAAGCATGATTGCAGAAGATCCTGCGCGAGTGGCGCAAGCTGTAAGACAATGGGTTGGGCAAGATGAGCGATGA
- the fliG gene encoding flagellar motor switch protein FliG, translating to MSDDAELTDIEKAAILLISLGEDDAAEVLKHLGPKQVQLIGEAMTQLDNIPQSSVEGVVSDFMHLVSDQTGIGINNDRYIRAMLNQALGEEKAKTLLDRILMSTNTSGLDTMRWMEPRQIAETIRFEHPQIQAVIVSYLDPDQAATVLAFFDDKVRLDIVMRVAALDQIQPQALQELNDMLEGQFSSARSGKSRTLGGVKQASEIMNFIDSTIEAELMESIREVDDGLATQIQDLMFVFDNLIDVDDRGIQVILREVSTDVLIIALKGAETALQEKIFKNMSKRAAELLRDDLEAKGPVRVSEVEEAQKEILTVARRLADEGEIMLGGGGDEMV from the coding sequence ATGAGCGATGATGCTGAGTTGACGGATATAGAAAAAGCGGCAATCCTTCTTATTAGTCTAGGAGAGGATGATGCTGCTGAGGTGCTTAAGCATTTAGGTCCTAAGCAGGTGCAGTTGATAGGTGAGGCAATGACTCAGCTTGATAACATACCTCAATCTAGCGTTGAGGGTGTTGTTTCTGATTTCATGCATTTGGTAAGTGATCAGACGGGTATCGGTATCAATAATGACCGTTATATCCGCGCTATGCTGAATCAGGCTTTGGGCGAAGAGAAAGCTAAAACATTGCTTGATCGAATACTTATGAGTACCAATACGTCGGGTCTGGATACTATGCGTTGGATGGAGCCTCGACAAATTGCGGAAACTATCCGTTTTGAGCATCCGCAAATACAGGCTGTTATTGTTTCTTATCTTGATCCTGACCAAGCGGCGACTGTGCTGGCATTTTTTGATGATAAGGTGCGTTTAGATATTGTTATGCGTGTAGCGGCATTGGATCAAATACAACCTCAGGCACTTCAAGAGCTCAATGACATGTTAGAAGGGCAGTTTAGTAGTGCTCGTTCTGGTAAATCTCGAACGCTGGGTGGCGTGAAGCAGGCTTCTGAGATCATGAACTTTATTGACAGTACAATCGAAGCTGAGTTGATGGAGAGTATTAGAGAGGTCGATGATGGCCTCGCTACACAAATACAAGATCTGATGTTTGTGTTCGATAACCTTATCGATGTGGATGACCGAGGTATTCAGGTTATTCTGCGCGAAGTTTCTACTGATGTATTGATTATTGCTCTTAAGGGGGCTGAAACTGCTTTGCAGGAAAAAATCTTCAAGAATATGTCTAAGCGTGCAGCTGAGTTGTTGCGCGATGACCTTGAGGCGAAAGGCCCTGTTCGTGTGAGTGAAGTAGAAGAAGCACAAAAAGAAATTCTTACTGTTGCACGTCGTTTGGCTGATGAAGGAGAGATCATGCTGGGTGGTGGCGGTGATGAGATGGTCTAG
- a CDS encoding FliH/SctL family protein: MKSSEKLPIRFESSELVKPVESWLLPEVNSRHVVGFHTKPVEPKVDAITVVDEEIVAEKVTLAELEEIRERAYEEGKEAGRLAGYDAGFQEGDQRGFAEALDKGKVAVDEQLQKVEALIKSLDLPLQNQHDQIAELVTELSLHVASVITKQQSSDYKNIVRSSVLEAVELLPKQSGELVITVHPDDVEAVSLMADQQPRWRVIADEQLAMGGCLVSTDDSVIDYCIETRFSDVSEQLRERLQKFRHSSVSENDLPHSRKEAGDESS; this comes from the coding sequence ATGAAGTCATCAGAAAAGTTGCCTATTCGCTTTGAGTCTTCTGAGTTGGTTAAGCCTGTTGAAAGCTGGCTGCTTCCTGAAGTGAATAGTCGCCATGTTGTCGGTTTTCATACAAAACCTGTTGAGCCCAAAGTCGATGCTATTACTGTTGTTGATGAAGAGATTGTTGCTGAAAAGGTAACGCTTGCTGAGTTAGAAGAAATACGCGAGCGGGCCTACGAAGAGGGTAAGGAAGCGGGTCGGCTGGCAGGATACGATGCTGGTTTTCAGGAAGGTGATCAGCGTGGTTTTGCAGAAGCATTGGATAAAGGTAAGGTCGCAGTTGACGAGCAGTTACAAAAAGTAGAAGCGTTGATTAAGTCATTGGATCTACCGTTGCAAAACCAGCATGATCAGATAGCTGAGTTGGTGACAGAATTGTCTTTGCATGTCGCAAGCGTGATAACTAAGCAGCAGTCCTCTGACTATAAAAATATTGTGCGTTCTTCTGTTTTAGAGGCTGTAGAGCTGCTCCCTAAGCAGTCGGGCGAGCTAGTAATTACAGTGCACCCAGATGATGTGGAAGCGGTGTCGCTTATGGCTGATCAACAGCCAAGGTGGCGAGTAATCGCAGATGAGCAACTGGCTATGGGTGGCTGTTTGGTATCCACGGATGATAGTGTTATTGATTACTGCATAGAAACTCGATTCTCTGATGTATCCGAGCAATTGAGAGAGAGGCTTCAGAAGTTTCGGCATTCTAGCGTTTCTGAAAATGACCTCCCACATAGTCGTAAAGAGGCTGGTGATGAGTCGTCCTGA
- the fliI gene encoding flagellar protein export ATPase FliI, whose amino-acid sequence MSRPDLSQTIKSLVSPSLSEPKPRIEGRITRLIGLTIEAVGLQVAVGDNCLIILSATHEIEAEVVGFSGDRIYLMPLHAVEGLSAGAKVVPLRAGRDVPVGFGLLGRVLNGVGEPLDGKGPLDCQQSTTLAGEVINPLSRFPIVNTLDVGIKAINALLTVGKGQRLGLFAGSGVGKSVLLGMMTRATEADITIVGLIGERGREVKEFIDHNLGAEGLARSVVVASPADDSPLMRLRASQLATRIAEYFRAQGKNVLLLMDSLTRYAQAQREIALAIGEPPATKGYPPSVFAKLPKIVERAGNDATGEGSITAFYTVLTEGDDQQDPVADAARAILDGHIVLSRRLAEQGHYPAIDVEASISRAMPQIVTQEHMAAAMRFKQLFSKFQQNEDLIAVGAYVRGSDPTTDFAIERMPTMQQFLQQGLHDAYDVDGSLKMLTMALQPSEPPR is encoded by the coding sequence ATGAGTCGTCCTGATTTATCGCAAACAATTAAAAGCTTGGTTAGTCCCTCTTTGTCTGAGCCAAAGCCACGTATTGAAGGGCGAATAACGCGCTTAATAGGTTTGACTATTGAGGCGGTAGGTTTGCAAGTGGCGGTTGGTGATAATTGTTTGATTATTCTGTCTGCAACTCATGAAATTGAAGCTGAGGTTGTCGGTTTTTCTGGAGATCGAATTTACTTAATGCCTTTGCATGCAGTCGAAGGGCTATCTGCAGGAGCTAAGGTGGTTCCGCTTCGAGCGGGTCGAGACGTGCCTGTTGGCTTTGGTTTGTTGGGTCGAGTCTTGAATGGTGTGGGTGAGCCGCTTGATGGTAAAGGGCCCCTAGATTGTCAGCAGTCGACGACTCTGGCGGGAGAGGTTATTAATCCGCTATCGCGTTTTCCTATTGTTAATACGCTTGATGTGGGAATCAAAGCTATTAACGCGCTATTGACGGTAGGAAAGGGGCAGCGTTTGGGGTTGTTTGCTGGAAGTGGTGTAGGTAAGTCTGTATTGCTGGGAATGATGACGCGGGCTACTGAGGCTGATATTACGATTGTTGGTTTGATTGGTGAACGTGGTCGAGAGGTTAAAGAGTTTATTGACCATAACCTTGGAGCGGAAGGTTTAGCTCGTTCTGTTGTCGTTGCTTCGCCTGCTGATGACTCTCCTTTAATGCGTTTGCGTGCTTCTCAATTAGCTACCCGTATTGCTGAATATTTTCGAGCCCAGGGTAAAAATGTATTGCTGTTGATGGACTCTTTAACTCGTTATGCTCAAGCACAACGTGAGATTGCGCTGGCGATAGGTGAGCCGCCTGCAACTAAGGGCTATCCTCCTTCTGTGTTTGCAAAGCTTCCGAAAATAGTTGAGCGTGCGGGTAATGATGCTACGGGTGAAGGCTCGATAACGGCTTTTTATACAGTGTTGACCGAAGGTGATGATCAGCAGGACCCTGTTGCGGATGCCGCGCGAGCTATACTAGATGGTCATATAGTGTTATCGCGACGTCTTGCAGAGCAGGGGCATTATCCGGCTATTGATGTAGAGGCTTCTATAAGCCGTGCTATGCCGCAAATTGTTACGCAGGAGCATATGGCGGCGGCGATGCGTTTTAAGCAACTGTTCTCAAAATTTCAGCAGAATGAAGATTTAATCGCTGTTGGTGCTTATGTGCGAGGGAGTGATCCAACAACGGATTTTGCTATTGAGCGGATGCCAACAATGCAGCAGTTCTTGCAGCAGGGGTTGCATGATGCTTATGATGTTGATGGTAGTTTGAAAATGTTAACAATGGCCTTGCAGCCAAGTGAGCCACCAAGGTAA
- the fliJ gene encoding flagellar export protein FliJ: protein MKKRSGRLKVVLDLAEKRKKDAERFLAEHIQRVETDKGQLVQLEQYLAEYQQTFRQATEQGLTIDQLQNYQAFMNKIAVAIEQHKKSMQLNKNQLEHVKQYWAQMHGKFKAIDSLVDKAIDDERKVVDKALQKQLDERSQLSRTNYI, encoded by the coding sequence ATGAAGAAACGTTCTGGGCGCTTAAAAGTTGTATTGGATCTGGCTGAAAAGCGTAAGAAGGATGCAGAGCGCTTTTTGGCAGAGCATATTCAGCGGGTTGAAACTGATAAAGGTCAGTTGGTTCAATTGGAACAGTATTTAGCTGAATATCAACAGACTTTCCGCCAAGCAACTGAGCAAGGTTTGACGATCGATCAGTTGCAAAATTATCAGGCCTTTATGAATAAAATTGCAGTAGCGATTGAGCAGCATAAAAAATCTATGCAGTTGAATAAAAATCAGTTAGAGCATGTGAAGCAATATTGGGCACAAATGCATGGTAAGTTTAAGGCAATAGATTCATTGGTTGATAAGGCGATTGATGATGAAAGGAAGGTGGTTGATAAAGCGCTTCAAAAGCAGCTTGATGAGCGCTCTCAGCTGAGTAGGACAAATTATATTTAA